From Sylvia atricapilla isolate bSylAtr1 unplaced genomic scaffold, bSylAtr1.pri scaffold_74_arrow_ctg1, whole genome shotgun sequence, a single genomic window includes:
- the LOC136375024 gene encoding EF-hand and coiled-coil domain-containing protein 1-like, giving the protein MEPPEGWDPYGRPARRTQWLVSALAYHYGLDRGAENEIVVLATGLDQYVQEIFHDLDCAGAGRIPGEDFRTLCQVLGLEEAAEPEECAGLWDGLSAELTFRQFHARLCGHFSTRAGPRLPLGRESEHIETQIRLRSPRRRRRARPAERRAAGSAERRPPGPCSPECYEEIVALEQAEDRIAKLEEENGSLRELVEDMRAALQSSDARCLALQVGLRKSHASHKEEGFCFVGSKRPLTPNHSQAECLQSVLKEMELIRSSRDGQIEEAIRFNRELEKELKSSQEALVSLEDCNRHLKREQAEMRRKVEEARHAVLNSLGKVKELEVGANKVPHLQIYIQQLESQLQHYR; this is encoded by the exons ATGGAGCCGCCTGAAGGCTGGGACCCCTACGGGCGGCCGGCCCGGCGCACTCAGTGGCTGGTCAGCGCCCTCGCCTACCACTACGGGCTGGACCGCGGCGCGGAGAACGAGATCGTCGTGCTGGCCACCGGCCTGGACCAGTACGTGCAGGAGATCTTCCACGACCTGGACTGCGCCGGGGCGGGCCGCATCCCCGGCGAGGATTTCCGCACGCTGTGccaggtgctggggctggaggaggcgGCGGAGCCCGAGGAGTGCGCGGGGCTGTGGGACGGGCTCTCGGCCGAGCTCACCTTCCGCCAGTTCCACGCTCGGCTCTGCGGCCACTTCAGCACCCGAGCGGGGCCGCGGCTGCCGCTGGGCCGGGAGAGCGAGCACATCGAGACCCAGATCCGCCTGCGGAgcccccggcgccgccgccgcgcccgccccgccgagCGCCgagccgcgggcagcgccgAGCGCCGGCCGCCGGGGCCCTGCTCCCCGGAGTGCTACGAGGAGATCGTGGCGCTGGAGCAGGCCGAGGACCGCATCGCcaagctggaggaggagaacgGCAGCCTGCGGGAGCTGGTGGAGGACATGCGGGCCGCCCTGCAGAGCAGCGATGCGCGGTGCCTGGCGCTGCAG GTGGGACTGAGGAAGAGCCACGCCAGCCATAAAGAAGAAGGATTCTGCTTTGTAGGGAGTAAGAGACCATTAACACCCAACCACTCCCAGGCCGAGTGCCTCCAAAGTGTCCTGAAGGAAATGGAGCTCATCAGGAGCTCCAGGGACGGGCAGATTGAGGAAGCCATCAGGTTCAATcgggagctggagaaggagctgaagAGCTCTCAGGAAGCTCTGGTCAGCCTGGAAGATTGCAACCGGCACCTGAagagggagcaggcagagatgaGGAGGAAGGTGGAAGAGGCCAGACACGCTGTCCTCAACAGTCTTGGCAAAGTGAAGGAGCTGGAAGTGGGAGCCAACAAGGTGCCACATCTGCAAATATACATTCAGCAGCTGGAATCACAACTGCAGCACTACAGGTAG